Within the Pseudomonas sp. SL4(2022) genome, the region CATTGCCTCCGTCGTCCTGGCCCTGCTGAGCCTGGCCATCATGCTGATTGACGGCAGCGCATTGCGCCAGCGTGGCCGCACGTTCCTGACCTTTGTCGCCTTCGCCGGCGGCTCTGCTCTGGTGTGGATCGGCTACGACTACAGCCAGCAGTACAGCACCTGGTTCAGCACCCTGGTCGGCCTGCTGCTGGGCTTCGGCGCCTTCGGCGTATTTATCGTGCTGCTCACCGAAGCGCATGAACTGGCCGAAACGGCCTGGACGCGCACGCGCCGTCGCCGCTTTCAACCCGTGGACAGCGATACAGCCTATCGGCCCAAGGTGTCGATCCATGTGCCTTGCTACAACGAGCCGCCTGAGATGGTCAAACAGACCCTCGATGCCCTGGCCGCACTGGATTACCCGGACTACGAAGTCATCATCATCGACAACAACACCAAAGACCCGGCCGTTTGGGAACCGGTGCAAGCCTATTGCGAGCAACTCGGCCCGCGGTTTCGCTTTTTCCACGTGGCGCCATTGCATGGCTTCAAGGGGGGCGCCCTGAACTACATCCTGCCGCACACCTGTCCGGATGCCGAAGTGGTGGCGGTGATCGACTCCGACTACTGCGTCGACCGCAACTGGCTGAAGTACATGGTGCCGCATTTCAGCGACCCGAAAATTGCCGTGGTGCAGTCCCCGCAGGACTACCGTGACGGCAATGAAAGCGCCTTCAAGAAACTCTGCTATGCCGAGTACAAAGGGTTCTTCCATATCGGCATGGTGACCCGCAACGACCGTGATGCGATCATCCAGCACGGCACTATGACCATGATCCGCCGCAGCGTGATGGACGAGCTGAAATGGGCCGACTGGACCATTTGTGAAGATGCCGAGCTGGGGCTGCGCGTGTTCGAGAAGGGTTACAGCGCCGCCTATGCCCACGAAAGCTTTGGCCGTGGCCTGATGCCCGATACCTTTATCGACTACAAGAAACAGCGCTTCCGCTGGGCCTATGGCGCGATCCAGATCATGAAAGGCCATGCACGCAGCCTGTTCCTCGGCAAAGGTTCCGAGCTGAAGAGTGGCCAGCGCTATCACTTCGTCGCGGGTTGGCTACCGTGGATCGCCGATGGCCTGAATATCTTCTTCACCGCCGGCGCCCTGCTCTGGTCGGCGGCGATGATCATCGTGCCGCAGCGGGTTGACCCGCCGCTGATGATCTTCGCCATCCCGCCGTTGGCGCTGTTCTTCTTCAAGCTGGGCAAGATTCTGTTCCTCTACCGCAAGGCCATGGGCGTTGATCTGGTGCGTTCCTTCCAGGCGGCGCTGGCGGGCCTGGCGCTGTCGCACACGATAGCCAAAGCCGTGCTCTACGGGACCTTCACCAAAACCATCCCGTTCTTCCGCACACCGAAAATGGCCAGCAACCACGGCATCATGGTGGCCCTGGCTGAGGCCCGCGAAGAGGTATTTATCATGTTGCTGCTGTGGGGCGCGGCCATCGGCATCGGCATCGTCCAGGGCCTTCCCAGCGCCGACGTGAAGTTCTGGGTGGCCATGCTGGTGGTGCAGTCGCTACCGTACCTGGCAGCCCTGATCATGGCCCTGCTGTCGTCCCTGCCGAAGCCGGCGCAAGACGAGGTGGTGCAAATCGCTGACGCCTGACGAACGATCTGTTCACTCAGGATGGCGAGCCAATCAACACTGCGCGTCAACCTGTCGAAACGGCGGCCTCGGGCCGCCGTTTTGCATTAAGATGGCGGCCTTTGTGCCTGAAGCCGCCCCGGAGCCGCAATGACCACCCACGCCACGCCCCTTTCCCCGACGCTGGAGCTTGCCTGTGAGCTGATTCGTCGTCCGTCCGTCACGCCGCTTGATGAGGGCTGCCAGGAACAGATGACGCGCCGCCTTGCCGCCTGCGGTTTCACCATCGAACCGATGCGGATCGAGGACGTGGACAACTTCTGGGCCAGCCACGGCAACGACAACGGCCCGGTCTTGTGCTTTGCCGGACACACCGATGTGGTCCCCACCGGCCCAGTGCAGAAGTGGCAGCACCAGCCGTTCGATGCGCTGATCGATGAGAACGGCATGCTCTGCGGCCGTGGCGCGGCAGACATGAAAGGCAGCCTGGCGTCGATGATCATCGCCGTTGAACGCTTTGTCGCCGAATACCCGGATCACAAAGGCCGTATCGCCTTTCTGATCACCAGCGACGAAGAAGGCCCGGCGCACCACGGCACCAAGGCGGTGGTTGAACGCCTGCGCGAACGTAACGAGCGCCTGGATTGGTGCATCGTCGGCGAACCATCGAGCACCTCCCTGGTTGGCGACGTGGTGAAAAACGGCCGCCGCGGCTCGCTCGGCTGCACCCTGACCGTACGCGGCAAGCAGGGCCACGTGGCCTACCCGCACCTGGCGCGCAACCCGATTCATCTGGCC harbors:
- a CDS encoding glycosyltransferase — protein: MPSRKFGLNLVVFLAIAALFTGIWALYNRPVTAPDWPEQISGFSFSPFRAGQNPQQDTYPSEAEMRADLELLTTQTDNIRTYSVDGALSRIPYLAEEFGLRVTLGIWISPDLERNEREIAKAIEIANTSRSVVRVVVGNEALFRTEVTPKNLIAYIDRVRSAVKVPVTTSEQWHIWQDHPELAQHVDLIAAHVLPYWEFVPMEDSTEFVLERAKDLKKLFPKKPLLLSEVGWPSNGRMRGGADASQADQAIYLRTLVNTLNAKGYNYFVIEAFDQPWKASEEGSVGAYWGVYNLDRQPKFAFEGPVVAIPQWRLLAIASVVLALLSLAIMLIDGSALRQRGRTFLTFVAFAGGSALVWIGYDYSQQYSTWFSTLVGLLLGFGAFGVFIVLLTEAHELAETAWTRTRRRRFQPVDSDTAYRPKVSIHVPCYNEPPEMVKQTLDALAALDYPDYEVIIIDNNTKDPAVWEPVQAYCEQLGPRFRFFHVAPLHGFKGGALNYILPHTCPDAEVVAVIDSDYCVDRNWLKYMVPHFSDPKIAVVQSPQDYRDGNESAFKKLCYAEYKGFFHIGMVTRNDRDAIIQHGTMTMIRRSVMDELKWADWTICEDAELGLRVFEKGYSAAYAHESFGRGLMPDTFIDYKKQRFRWAYGAIQIMKGHARSLFLGKGSELKSGQRYHFVAGWLPWIADGLNIFFTAGALLWSAAMIIVPQRVDPPLMIFAIPPLALFFFKLGKILFLYRKAMGVDLVRSFQAALAGLALSHTIAKAVLYGTFTKTIPFFRTPKMASNHGIMVALAEAREEVFIMLLLWGAAIGIGIVQGLPSADVKFWVAMLVVQSLPYLAALIMALLSSLPKPAQDEVVQIADA
- the dapE gene encoding succinyl-diaminopimelate desuccinylase, producing the protein MTTHATPLSPTLELACELIRRPSVTPLDEGCQEQMTRRLAACGFTIEPMRIEDVDNFWASHGNDNGPVLCFAGHTDVVPTGPVQKWQHQPFDALIDENGMLCGRGAADMKGSLASMIIAVERFVAEYPDHKGRIAFLITSDEEGPAHHGTKAVVERLRERNERLDWCIVGEPSSTSLVGDVVKNGRRGSLGCTLTVRGKQGHVAYPHLARNPIHLAAPALAELAAEHWDDGNAFFPPTSFQISNLNAGTGATNVIPGELKAIFNFRFSTESTVEGLQQRTQAILNKHGLDFELDWALSGLPFLTEPGALLDAVAASIKAITGRDTKPSTSGGTSDGRFIATLGTQVVELGPVNATIHQVDERVLASDLDVLTEIYYQTLVNLLA